TTGGAGCGTGTTCACGGCTTGAGCCAAGGCCAAAATTTTCTCCGGCAACTATAAAATCTCCTTTTGAAATCATATCTGAAAACCCGGGCTTTGCGTCTTCCATAACATGTTTTGCAAGCTCCGGTAGATTCGACCTTAAGTGAAAAAGTCTCCCCGGTGCAATAAGGTCTGTGCTGATATTATCTTCAAATTTCCATACCTTGCCATTTAATAACATATAGTTACTCCTTTACAGAAATTCTCTTGGATCAGCTATTTTACCCTTAATTGCTGTTGCCGCAGCTACAGCAGGTGAGCCGATGTATATAAATGCTTTTGGATTTCCCATCCTTCCCTTAAAATTTCTTGGCTGTGTTGCAAAGCAGACCTCTCCATCTGCTAATACCCCTTCGTGAACTCCAACACATGCACCGCATCCAGGACCTGTTACAACCCCCCCTGCTTCAACAAATATCTTTAAAATTTCTTCGTTCAAAGCCTCAAGATATGTCCTTCTTGAAGCAGGTGTAACAATTAATCTTGTTCCATGCTTAACTTCTTTTCCTTTTAATATTTTTGCTGCTTCCCTTAAATCTTCAATCCTGCCATTACAGGAAGTCCCGATAAAAACCTCATCTACCTTTATATCTTCAATTTCTTCTATAGTTTTTACATTATCAACCATATGGGGACAGGCAATCGTTGGTTTAAGAGAAGAAACATTTATTTCAATAATCTTTTCAAAAACCGCATTAGGGTCTGAAGAAATTTCTCTAAATTTATTTCCTCTGCCCATTTTCTCCAGAAAAACCTTTGTCTTTTTATCAGAGGCAAAGAGCCCGACCTTAGCTCCTGCTTCAACTGACATATTAGCTATCGTCGCCCTTGCATCTACCTCCATATTATCTATTGCTTCTCCTGTAAATTCCAGGGCTTTATAAGTTGCACCACGGCTTGAAATTTTTCCAATTAAATGAACTATCAAATCTTTTGAATATGCTCCCTTTTGGAATTTACCATTGACTATAATTCTAAAAGTCTCCGGAACTCTCATCCAAGTTTTTCCAAAGGCAAAAGCAACAGCAACATCAGTTGAACCCATTCCTGTTGAAAAAGCGCATAAAGCCCCATTTGTGCATGTATGCGAATCTGCACCAATAATCACATCCCCCGGATTGGCATAAGATTCAAGTGAAACATGATGAGAAATACCTCCTCCTACTTCTGACAAAACCGCACCGGTCATATCAGCAAACTCTCTGAGCAGTTTGTGGTCATTGCTTAATTCAAGTCTTGGACTGGGAGAGGCGTGGTCAAGAAAAAGGATTGTTTTTTTGGGGTTACGAATCTTTTCTATCCCCATCTTCTCTATTTGCCCAATCGTTAAAGGTCCTGTCCCATCCTGAACATAGCATAGATCAACGTCAGCAATAACAATCTCACCTGCCTTTACTTCTCTTCCGCAATGCTGGCTTATGATT
The window above is part of the Candidatus Schekmanbacteria bacterium RIFCSPLOWO2_02_FULL_38_14 genome. Proteins encoded here:
- a CDS encoding 3-isopropylmalate dehydratase large subunit (catalyzes the isomerization between 2-isopropylmalate and 3-isopropylmalate in leucine biosynthesis), yielding MGLTLSEKIISQHCGREVKAGEIVIADVDLCYVQDGTGPLTIGQIEKMGIEKIRNPKKTILFLDHASPSPRLELSNDHKLLREFADMTGAVLSEVGGGISHHVSLESYANPGDVIIGADSHTCTNGALCAFSTGMGSTDVAVAFAFGKTWMRVPETFRIIVNGKFQKGAYSKDLIVHLIGKISSRGATYKALEFTGEAIDNMEVDARATIANMSVEAGAKVGLFASDKKTKVFLEKMGRGNKFREISSDPNAVFEKIIEINVSSLKPTIACPHMVDNVKTIEEIEDIKVDEVFIGTSCNGRIEDLREAAKILKGKEVKHGTRLIVTPASRRTYLEALNEEILKIFVEAGGVVTGPGCGACVGVHEGVLADGEVCFATQPRNFKGRMGNPKAFIYIGSPAVAAATAIKGKIADPREFL